The sequence TGCTGGCATCTCATTTGCCTGCAGATACACAGATGGAACACAGAGGCTGTGAGAGAGTCAGCAGTGACACAGAGTTTGCATGGGCTCCAGGAGAAAGAGAGCAGGGTGATGCCTCACTAGAAGTGAAAGGAATCGTAACACATGTACAGAAATATAATAACCTCTAATGATAATTACACACACAGATATATATAGATgtatcacaaagaaaaatgtacctataaatataattacatactacaaacattaaaaaaaatgttatagaTGTGATATGGGACAGAGTGGGAGTCATTTGTGGAGACAGATGAGAAGTTTATCCCTGCTGAAATGTGATCAGGGCAgcattttcctcactgcatccctgagctcctggttcctcatgctgtagataAAGGGGTTCAGTGTCGGAGGCACCAccgagtacagaaatgacacgACCAggtccagggatggggaggaaacTGAGGGCGGCTTCAGGTAGGCAACCATGGCAGTGCTGACAAAAAGGGAAACTacagccaggtgagggaggcacgtggagaaggctttgtgccgtccctgctcagagggcatcctcagcacagccctgaagatctgcacataggacacaacaatgaaaacaaagcacccAAAGGCTAAAGAGGCACTGATCACAAGAAGCCAAATTTCTTTGACGTAGGActgtgagcaggagagcttgaggatctgagggatttcacagaagaactgatccacagcattgccaTGGCAGAGTGGCTCAGAAAATGTGTTGACAGTTTGTAATACAGCACTGAGAACCCCAgagccccaggcagctgctgccatggtggcacaagct is a genomic window of Meleagris gallopavo isolate NT-WF06-2002-E0010 breed Aviagen turkey brand Nicholas breeding stock chromosome 22 unlocalized genomic scaffold, Turkey_5.1 Chr22_random_7180001955679, whole genome shotgun sequence containing:
- the LOC100550625 gene encoding olfactory receptor 14J1-like, giving the protein MPNSSSISEFLLLALADTRQLQLLHFWLLLGIYLAALLGNGLISTAVACHHRLHSPMYFFLLNLALLDLGCISTTLPKAMANALWDTRDISYAGCVAQNFLFVFLMSAEYCILTIMSYDRYVAICKPLHYGTLMDSRACATMAAAAWGSGVLSAVLQTVNTFSEPLCHGNAVDQFFCEIPQILKLSCSQSYVKEIWLLVISASLAFGCFVFIVVSYVQIFRAVLRMPSEQGRHKAFSTCLPHLAVVSLFVSTAMVAYLKPPSVSSPSLDLVVSFLYSVVPPTLNPFIYSMRNQELRDAVRKMLP